The genomic DNA GGGTGTTTCtaacaccaccaccttctcccTGTTATCTGCCTTCACCGGTAGTATTGTTCGTGGGTTGGCACGGACTTCATCCTGATAGTTGGCATGTTCAATTAAGTTGCTGACTATCCTTTCTCTGTGGCTGTGCTCGGGAAACTAATCGGGGTGGGATGCTAAAATTGATCTGGCGATGCTTGGCTGTGGACGAGGATGCTTGGCTTTGGACGAGGAACTGGACAGATCGAGAATGGCGGTGAATGCTATAGAACTTTCTGGAGTCTGTAATCCCTTTTGTGCATTTTGGGCTTCAACTATTGGTTGGCcctttgttgtttgtttttcttggccCATGTATTGattgtgtatgtgttttgtttcgACCTTGggtttgtgtgtatgtgtatgtTTTTAGTTGTGATAAAAGTTTACTtgaccggaaaaaaaaaaaaaaagttctcacggtttagcatttctcttaggTGCAGTTTGGGATTgaggtgattaaaaaaaaagctgatatgaaaaaaagctaggaagatttttggtgtttggtaaactttgaaaaacagctttatttcaaagttggggatgaaaaaaagcccaaaacctGAAGCTAACCAGAAGCTGCAAATAGCAGCTTCCAAAAGCAGCTTATTTTCAAAAACACGGGTGAACAGTGTGcgtttaatgaaattttcaataaCCCAAAATTGCCCTCCTTTCCCTCAAGCCTTCAGCTCTCGCCTTCAGCGCTCTCGCCTTCAACACTCTCGCATACCCGAACCAGGAAAACCACTCTCTCGTTCTCTTGTTCTCTCATTCTCCAGATTTCTCCAGTTCTCTCGTTCTCCAGGTTTCTCCAGGTTCCTTTGGTAAGCTTCTCTTGtaaaaattttttatttatttgtttggatttttcaatTTGGGGATGGGAGATTGAGAGGGAAAGAGGGGTGGGAAGAGCAAAGGGATGAGGGTATGGGTGTCGGGAAAAACAATTGGGGATGGAGGGTGGggaaaaaattaattggggaaGGTGATATGGTTTGTGGAAAAAACGAGTCAATCCGGAAAAAATTCTCTTGGAAAAAATTCATGTCCACAGCGACATGAAGCGAGTCCCGCCGAAGGTGATCGAGTCGATTCAGAAAAACAAGGTGTGCTTGAAGGGCGGGCTGAAGACTCCGGTGGGCGGCGGCGTGAGCTCGCTCAACGTGCAGCTGAGAAAAGAGCTCGACCTGTACGCTTCGCTAGTAAACTGCTTCAACCTACCCAGCCTCCCCACCCGCCACGAGAACGTGGACATTGTCGAGAGAACACCGAGGGCGAATACGCCGGGCTCGAGCACGAGGTCATCCCTGGCGTCATTGAGAGCCTCAAGGTaatcaaaaacccaaaattcaatCTTTAGCTCTGCAGTTTTGTGAAAATTGGGAATTGATTGTGAATGTGTTAGGTGATCACCAAGTTCTGCTCGGAGCGAATTGCCAAGTACGTTTTCGAGTATGCCTATTTGAACAACAGGAAGAAGGTGACTGCTGTGCACAAAGCCAACATTATGAAGCTGGCTAATGGGTTGTTCTTGGAGTCCTGCAGAGAGGTTGCTACAAAGTACCCAAGTATTAATTACAATGAAATTATTGTGGACAATTGCTGTATGCAACTTGTTTCGTAGCTCGAGCAATTTGATGTGATGGTAATGCGACTTCAGCTCAGAATTCTGTTTTATGAATATGGTTTTTATATGTGGAGTGTGGATGTGTTCGTGGCAtgattaaagttttattttttgcttcttctttgaCTAAGTGTGgataatttggtttaattttggacTTGGTCTGACATCAGTTACTAGGATTTTGTTTGGCAGATGTGTTTGCCTAGTGATTAGGAGTTTGTTTGCAACAAATTTTGTCCTTCTCTCTTGTATTTAAGAGCTTGGAATAACTAATAAGACGTTAGTTAATGCATTGGAATAGACTTGCTGCCTAGATGGGGCGGCTGCCaagtaatttaattttcatctcACCCTGTTCTATTTACCTTTTGACTTTAGCAAAGACATCTTGAACTTGGGTTGATTCGATTTTAAGCAAAGTTCAGGTTTCTTGGAATGATGATCTGGGACTAGGAATTATTGGAAATACTTGGTTGACTAGATTGTGATGAATTTGAAATTACTGGTATTCGCCTTTAAATATACTTTGGCCGTTGAAATGATGCCAATGTGAAAAGTttcgagctttggagtttcTGTGATttgaattgtgaatttgtgagaTGTATCTATGATTTGAATTGTGAAAACCATTTCTAATGTTTAGTCAAGAAGTGGTTATATTCATATCTTCTTATATGCTTCAGATTGGGTTTGACCGGTAATACAAAGGCTGGATATAAGATGAAATATTAGGCGCTTGTGACATGTCAGAATCGTCTGTTAAGAATCTTGCAAAGGCTCATACGCCAACTGATGATGCAAATTAGACATTCTCTTTTACTATTAATTTTGGTTTGAAGAAATTATGTATTTTAAGTGGAGAATTACTTCATAGCTTGGGCTTGTCAACCTTATTGGTGCCTAAAAAATCAAGACTGGCCAGCATTGAGCTACACTTTGGTATTATGCTATTGTGATGACCTATGAAGAAGTAAAAGAGTAAATGGAAAAGAGTTTGAGAGTTGAAAACCTGTGAGTCACATCAAAACATTGACTGAGTTTTTCGAGTCTGATGTCTATGTGGAGTTGATGTGGTAGGTCGAGAAGTAAGCATAGAATGATAGTAATCTGGGACTCGGTATTGAATCTAGGACTTCGTATTTGCCCTTGTAAATTGAATCTAGGACTTGGTATTTGCCCTTGTAATCTGGGTTCCAAATGGGAAGTATCATTTCCACAAAATGGTAAGACTGTTCATGTGGCACTTCCCAGACCCCACACTGGCAAAAGGCTCTGTTTATTAGATCATCTTGCATTTGAGAAAACGTATTGATCTGGGCCCAACCCTCAGCTTCGGATGCTTTATGCTTGCTCTTCATTTTAGCCAAAAGACCTATCTATGTTGTTGAGCTAAAAATGAGTTGTCTATTGAAATTTAAAGTAGATGTTTGCAATaagttgaaggatcacatgagatagaggcattaagaaatagaatagcaacaagtttgatgaatgcatctaattagactactttcaagtacattaacaatattcTACTAATGAATCATAGCTATtcagtttaaaatatttcaattgaagtagtttgtcatactaattaatatttaagataaagtttaaaaatatttttcttctaaaaataaaatatatttagtaattcacttttatttgttaagaaaataaaattaataccctttttggtcatttcacacagtcacagctattttacataaaagtttaccaaacactatcatactactttttttttccaaaagcacttttacaaaaaagtttaccaaacactttgctgctttatttcacagccgcttattctcacagcacagccgcttattctcacagcagttttttttcaaagcacagcaataccaaaccagcccttagtgtGGCTGCAGTCGAATCCTATGTCGATAGCCATTATTCATTTTGGGTGCTTCTCATACTCTTCAATGTCTAATGAAGTTGAGGCAATCATGGTTTCAAGTCGCATTTTGATATGAGTGGGTTCACATGTATTTCTTTCTTCCCCAATTTTCATTGGTTTATAGCCATTCATACgtttgagagatttttcagtgtgattggTTCACGGAGTGGTACATCacatgtcactatacaaatgatgggatgtgtgttaaaaaattaataacttaaaaaataaaatttctcactaattatataaaaacacatggtgtactTCTCGTGTTccgatcacaataaaaaattagcTTTCAGGTTTTTATTAACTGCTTGAATTGCAATTAAAGACAAACATTTGTGAGCTCAATGATTCTACAACTTTTTAGTTCGTAATCTTTGACTTGAAGCCTAAGAGAGTCATATAATATTCACCTTTtacacatttgaattttttatgcgCGCGTTTAGCTCAATTTGATGAAATATTTGCTTTGTCTCTATATATTATGATTCTTTGTACTTGTAGTACAATTTTGTTTATCACTTTTTGCCATGGTATGGTATTACCACTTCACTTATAATTGTCATAATTAATTACTAGCATATGAGCACATACAAAGTGTGTGTgaggaattttttttgttttgtttttgaaatagaagaagagaggaagagagtgatagagaatgtatGCGtgggaagtttttatttttattttttttaatttataattagagatatgttaggattacatgtaggtgaagctttgaaagaaaaaaaaagaaaaatttggtattgtgaaattacatttctgccccatatttcttattcatgttctgttttaattagagggttaaactagtaatttcatagagttttggttgacaatgagtattttattaattagtagagataaagATATGTTAATatgattaaaaatttgatttcaataTTAATTAAAGCATCTTCGATGGGCTCTCTAAATGAGTTCTTAGAGCATCTCTTAACTAGAATTTAGGGAAGATTTCACAAAAATCTACTCCAATCATGCTCCTTATCCACCTCCTAAGATACGGATTCATCTACAAGCTTCTAAATATAGGGAGGGAAAAAGAAGTTCCTAAAATaactttttgataattttaGCGAAAACTTTACTATAAAATAGAGAGCATGATTGGAGATATCCttattatgtatatatgtgaAAATATTATACCATAGTCAACTATAGTGACCAAAATTATTCCTTTCTCTCCAATGACTCTAACGAGTGATGAAAATTATTCATTTGTCTTTTAACGAGTCTGACGACTAACAAAAATCTATAAATACACAAGTCACTTGCTTAATTAGTAGATACAAATCCTTAGATATTTACACAATTCACAAACCATACTTACCTTATCAAAATAATTAACCCCAAATATTCTTGTGCCATTGAGAAAATTGTTCTTTAAAATTAACCACTTTCTTGGAGTTAATGGAAAATGACTATTACTATTGGAGCAATCGGAACCAATGGTTATAAAATTGAAGAACCGGCAGAAAAAGGcataagatttttaaaatttattactATTAAGAGTAAGGAGAATgttcaaaattattataattatttataggAGGAAGGAATaatcaaacaataaaaagaCTTTAAAATCAAACGTATTAACTAGCTagaattttctttaattaaggTGAGGTGTTGAGCTCAATGCTCATGCTCGGTGAGCGGACTGAAATTTTCCCACGAATCGTTAGCAAGCTTTAGTTCTTCAAATAAAGTCCACATTTATTCCTTGGTAATTGCTCTTGTGCATGCTTGAATTGAGCTTCATATTACCCTCCACTTAACATTATTGAATATTGCAAGACAAGAAATGGGGAAGGTTTGTAAGGATAATGTaaagaattattattttttgaagcCAAGATGAGACGAAGTAGAATGATGAGTGgagattaaaaaatcaaaattaatacATACAGACCTgttaatatatacatatgagAGTAATGTTAGAAAACATGTAAATGAAACCAGTtacatttaatttatttgtagaAGAAAAATCGGCGCATCATAAAAATGTCTTCTACTCTTCAAATTATATGCGCCTACTGAACTAGAAGACATGAGAGTAGTTCCACCGGGGACTCTTTAGGCCAGCACCGAACCAAATTATTGGCTCGACACCCCAGCCAATCCACTCAAGCCCAACAGATAGGCTGGCACCCAGCCTAAGCTGGTCTCCATGCTAGCCCAGAATCAACAGAGCCATGGATCGGCCTATTTGACGCCATACTGATGCCAGCGTGGAGTAGGAgggcatttgaatttttttttttgcgccaGGCGCGTGCGATACATGAGTGTGTGGCCGCATGTCTCGACAACAAAAAGTGGGGTGGCTCGCAAGCGCAAGCACATTGAGATGATTAGATGGGAGGCCACATGTTCGTTtctaggccgttggatttccaacggctagttttctggatcgttggatttccaacgatcaaaaaattttgaatttgaaattgatCTGGACTGTCCGATCCagagatcaacggtccacattTTTCAGTCAGAAAAAAAAGGCACAATAGTCAGAATTATGACCTTTGGTCACGTGTCAAGGTATTGGCTATTGGATTTGaatctttttcaaatccaacggtccagattaattacctaaattaaaattgataaaaaattaattaaaaattgttaaaacatacaattttttttttcttcccataaatacctaaccctcatattccaccttacaccactttcaatattttcaacaatttttaccaaagctttcatataatttttgagagaaaaaaaatgactaCGTTGAAGCTCATCGAAGATCTTACTTTGTGTGAATGCTGGGtcacactactcatgacccgattacgggtaatgagatggataagcgagaaatgtggagtaaaattacaaaagcgttttgcgatgtacatggaaaagacgcCAGaagtagtcaaggtcttcaaggtcgttggaaaaaactcaacgcatcctttacttgttggaaaaacaccatctctcatgcttccggtaatctgcgtagtgggacaagtttagcggatcaggtgacaatatttttatttatttatatgcattccacccgcatcaatatgttaattaatttattcgTTTTACACCCgcattttataatattgtcttatcccacatttatagacactacaagcacaagcattctacaatgcgtAGAACCagaacaaatcattcaacaaatgggaatgttggcaaattgccAAAGATTGCCccagatacaaaattgtggtaACTGGtctagaagt from Pyrus communis chromosome 17, drPyrComm1.1, whole genome shotgun sequence includes the following:
- the LOC137721985 gene encoding isocitrate dehydrogenase [NAD] regulatory subunit 1, mitochondrial-like, whose translation is MKRVPPKVIESIQKNKVCLKGGLKTPVGGGVSSLNVQLRKELDLYASLVNCFNLPSLPTRHENVDIVERTPRANTPGSSTRSSLVITKFCSERIAKYVFEYAYLNNRKKVTAVHKANIMKLANGLFLESCREVATKYPSINYNEIIVDNCCMQLVS